Proteins from one Paenibacillus amylolyticus genomic window:
- a CDS encoding aminoglycoside phosphotransferase family protein — MTIQLSQMNWIELDECVQQVTDQVVQFVPLAPGLEATVMRFEIDDQQYVLKVWDKDSKPDIAKQYRLLSKLYQIGIRVSKPYGWGLDDQQNQVLLTSYDGEPVTQLTQTKLTHMAERLLEVHRYPVNEVGVGEDGEYISRTDFVQYFFPQIELHEDIHEHLTNLIQHVQIKQACLIHGDYNLGNILEMDGHYTIIDWTNGQYGDPRYDIAWSVFLITIYNGESFGEMYRAEFARAASGVHTLEEEQIFGAIACLRWILLKRVGDVPMAPDVMERVRNIAVHSPYLKEHLL, encoded by the coding sequence ATGACGATTCAACTTAGTCAGATGAATTGGATTGAACTGGATGAGTGTGTCCAGCAGGTGACTGATCAGGTGGTTCAGTTCGTTCCTTTGGCACCGGGACTGGAAGCGACTGTGATGAGATTCGAAATAGATGATCAGCAGTACGTATTGAAGGTCTGGGACAAAGATTCCAAACCGGATATTGCCAAACAATATCGATTATTGTCCAAGCTGTATCAAATTGGAATTCGTGTGTCCAAACCCTACGGTTGGGGATTGGACGATCAACAAAATCAAGTGCTGCTCACGAGCTATGATGGAGAGCCAGTAACCCAATTAACACAAACCAAACTAACACATATGGCTGAGCGATTATTGGAGGTCCATCGTTATCCGGTGAATGAAGTGGGTGTTGGAGAAGATGGAGAATACATATCCAGAACTGATTTTGTTCAATACTTCTTTCCTCAGATCGAATTACACGAAGATATTCATGAGCATCTCACAAACCTGATTCAGCATGTCCAGATTAAACAGGCATGTCTGATTCATGGTGATTATAATCTGGGAAACATTCTTGAAATGGACGGCCATTACACTATTATCGATTGGACTAACGGACAATACGGTGATCCAAGGTACGACATCGCATGGTCTGTTTTTCTTATCACCATCTATAATGGGGAAAGTTTCGGCGAGATGTATCGCGCTGAATTTGCGCGTGCTGCGAGTGGTGTGCATACGCTGGAAGAGGAACAGATTTTTGGAGCCATCGCTTGCCTGCGCTGGATTTTGTTAAAGCGCGTTGGAGATGTACCGATGGCGCCAGATGTCATGGAACGGGTTCGAAACATAGCTGTCCATAGTCCATATTTGAAGGAACACCTGCTGTAA
- a CDS encoding purine-nucleoside phosphorylase, translated as MHQSAHIQEARDYILNRIHTKPAVGMILGSGLGALADEIENATVIPYTDIPYFAQSEAIGHANELVIGELMGKTVVAMKGRLHYYEGFTLDEVTFPVRIMKALGVEQVIITNACGAINTSFEPGQLMLITDHINLVGNNPLMGPNNAELGVRFPDVSQVYNRELRSIALKVAAEQNVGLQQGVYAWWSGPAYETPAEIRMIRTMGADAVGMSTVPEAIVAIHGGMKVLGISCLTNMACGILDQPLSHDEVIEVAAQVKTTFIGLVKGILKEI; from the coding sequence ATGCATCAATCCGCACATATTCAGGAAGCAAGAGATTACATATTAAACCGAATCCATACCAAACCTGCCGTAGGCATGATTCTGGGTTCAGGGCTGGGAGCGCTCGCGGACGAGATTGAAAATGCGACCGTTATTCCGTATACAGATATTCCGTATTTTGCCCAATCCGAAGCCATCGGTCATGCCAATGAATTGGTCATTGGTGAACTGATGGGCAAAACGGTTGTAGCGATGAAAGGCCGCCTTCATTATTATGAAGGTTTTACATTGGATGAAGTAACGTTCCCGGTTCGCATCATGAAAGCGTTGGGTGTTGAACAAGTAATTATTACCAATGCCTGCGGAGCAATCAACACAAGCTTTGAGCCGGGACAACTGATGCTGATTACAGATCATATTAACCTGGTAGGCAATAACCCGTTGATGGGACCGAATAATGCTGAACTGGGTGTGCGTTTCCCTGATGTATCCCAGGTATACAACCGCGAACTGCGCAGCATTGCCCTTAAGGTTGCAGCAGAGCAGAATGTGGGTCTACAGCAAGGTGTCTATGCGTGGTGGAGTGGTCCGGCATACGAGACGCCAGCCGAGATTCGCATGATTCGTACGATGGGTGCAGATGCAGTGGGCATGTCCACGGTACCTGAAGCCATTGTTGCCATTCATGGCGGTATGAAGGTATTGGGCATCTCTTGTCTGACCAACATGGCCTGTGGCATCCTGGATCAGCCGTTGAGTCATGATGAAGTCATTGAAGTGGCTGCGCAAGTGAAAACAACCTTTATTGGGCTGGTAAAAGGCATCTTGAAAGAGATCTAA
- a CDS encoding GNAT family N-acetyltransferase, with translation MNPITMRQAVQADQEQLADLRALVLYDDLTRLGRYDDVKVRERFRNTFDPVHTRIIEVEGSMAGCVALKPKAEVYLLEHFYIHPDYQGQKIGTQVLNMLLKLDKVQGRRVTLNVLQGSPARRLYERFGFMLDSEDEVDVFMSVQLQ, from the coding sequence ATGAACCCAATAACGATGCGTCAAGCTGTACAGGCAGACCAAGAGCAACTCGCTGATTTGCGAGCCTTGGTACTATACGATGATTTAACCAGGCTGGGAAGGTACGATGATGTGAAAGTACGTGAACGTTTCCGAAATACATTCGACCCTGTCCATACGCGGATTATTGAAGTGGAGGGATCCATGGCAGGTTGTGTAGCATTGAAGCCCAAGGCTGAGGTATATCTATTGGAACATTTCTACATACATCCCGATTACCAGGGCCAGAAAATAGGGACTCAGGTGCTCAACATGCTGCTGAAACTGGATAAAGTTCAGGGCAGACGAGTTACTTTAAATGTGTTGCAGGGGAGCCCTGCTCGACGATTGTATGAACGATTTGGATTTATGCTGGACAGTGAAGATGAGGTTGATGTGTTTATGTCCGTTCAATTGCAGTAA
- a CDS encoding glycoside hydrolase family 32 protein, with the protein MSTILKQDYRNEYHFSPKEKWMNDPNGMVFFNGEYHLFYQHHPHGTTWGPMHWGHAVSRGLISWEELPIALLPDENGTIFSGSAVVDWNNTTGFFEGEPGLVAIFTHHLEVKDRDAIQTQSLAYSKDSGRSWTKYEGNPVLKHESFVDFRDPKVFWHEQTKEWVMIIACGQTVCLYRSPNLKDWTLGSEFGAGIGSHDGVWECPDLFPLAVDGDSGQEKWVMLVSIGADPAFIEGSRTQYFTGDFDGSTFVPDEASHTVRWIDYGRDNYAGVSWSDVPEEDGRRLMIGWMSNWMYANQTPTHNYRGAMTIARELTLETRAREVILIQRPARELEQARTPVLSLQDTSIQQVSEQLNALQLVNYEIHAEWAPNQSFHFALRSGADNETLVGVDANRGEVYIDRSRSGIGDFHEHFLGRHAAELKEVNVNQSLRIFVDHSSVEVFANDGQAVITDLIYPDVDSKGISAHAENTDLVFSSIQLYEISPNKATGPL; encoded by the coding sequence ATGTCGACAATACTTAAACAAGATTATAGAAATGAATACCATTTTTCACCAAAAGAAAAGTGGATGAACGACCCGAACGGTATGGTGTTTTTCAATGGGGAGTATCACTTGTTCTATCAGCATCACCCACATGGAACCACATGGGGCCCCATGCATTGGGGCCATGCAGTGAGCAGGGGCCTGATCTCCTGGGAGGAACTTCCGATAGCCTTACTCCCCGATGAGAATGGCACTATATTCTCGGGAAGTGCCGTAGTGGATTGGAATAATACAACCGGATTCTTTGAGGGTGAGCCAGGATTGGTTGCTATTTTCACCCATCATCTTGAAGTTAAAGACCGAGATGCCATACAAACCCAAAGTCTGGCGTATAGCAAAGACAGCGGCAGAAGCTGGACTAAGTACGAAGGTAATCCGGTATTAAAGCATGAGTCCTTTGTTGATTTTCGTGATCCCAAAGTGTTCTGGCATGAGCAGACCAAGGAGTGGGTTATGATAATCGCATGTGGGCAAACGGTATGTCTGTATCGTTCTCCCAATCTGAAGGATTGGACGCTAGGAAGTGAATTTGGCGCCGGAATTGGTTCACATGATGGCGTGTGGGAATGCCCCGACCTGTTCCCGCTTGCAGTGGATGGAGATTCAGGGCAGGAGAAATGGGTGATGCTCGTTAGCATCGGTGCAGATCCTGCTTTTATTGAAGGCTCCAGAACGCAATATTTTACCGGAGATTTTGATGGAAGTACATTTGTCCCAGACGAGGCATCCCATACGGTTCGCTGGATTGATTATGGTCGTGATAACTACGCAGGGGTTAGTTGGTCTGACGTTCCTGAGGAAGATGGAAGACGCCTCATGATCGGCTGGATGAGCAACTGGATGTATGCCAACCAGACGCCAACCCATAATTACCGTGGAGCCATGACCATTGCCCGGGAGTTGACACTGGAGACAAGAGCGAGAGAAGTTATATTGATTCAACGTCCTGCACGTGAACTTGAGCAAGCCCGTACGCCAGTATTGTCCCTACAGGATACTTCGATTCAGCAAGTGAGTGAGCAGTTAAACGCTTTGCAACTAGTGAACTATGAGATCCATGCAGAGTGGGCTCCGAATCAGTCGTTCCATTTTGCCTTAAGAAGCGGAGCTGACAACGAAACGCTCGTTGGCGTAGACGCCAACCGAGGGGAAGTGTATATCGATCGCAGTCGCTCGGGTATCGGCGATTTTCATGAACATTTCCTGGGACGCCATGCAGCTGAGTTAAAAGAGGTAAATGTAAACCAAAGTTTGCGTATCTTTGTAGATCATTCATCTGTGGAGGTATTTGCGAATGATGGTCAGGCAGTTATCACGGATCTGATCTATCCGGATGTGGACTCCAAGGGCATCTCTGCCCATGCCGAAAATACGGATCTGGTATTCTCTTCAATTCAACTCTATGAGATCTCACCGAACAAGGCTACGGGTCCATTGTAA
- a CDS encoding MFS transporter, whose protein sequence is MPQWKRNLYILWFGLFFNHMAYSLSVPFFPIFLQNDLGIQSGLEAWSGISISISFLISGLCAPFWGSLADRYGSKLMLVRSGVGLGIAHLANFFVYDPYTFIAVRVFQGLMAGFHPASITLIGTNTPEKHVGYALGMISTASAAGGILGPLAGGVLSHWIGLRGCFVASAVITLIAALMVLGVKESRQVRTIVPTKIMGDLKRAASTPSLMRIYGLILLVSTSVLIIEPVLTLYVVQIGGDVGSATLRAGIVFSAIGVATVIMGPRWGKIGGRIGYEKTLFIGLIGGGIGSLLQMTATNLIYFGSLRFVYGLFFAAVYPALNALIIKYADHDFRGRAVSLSQAASQFGIVLGPLIGGFLGGWIGIPFIFLFTGIVLLGAAWAVRVSDVKQASKPGLSMTTAEAGGNSIKK, encoded by the coding sequence ATGCCACAATGGAAGCGAAATCTGTATATTCTGTGGTTCGGCCTGTTTTTCAATCATATGGCGTACTCGCTGTCCGTTCCGTTCTTTCCCATATTCCTGCAAAATGATCTCGGTATCCAAAGCGGCCTGGAAGCTTGGTCCGGGATTTCGATCTCCATCAGCTTTCTGATCAGTGGATTATGCGCACCCTTCTGGGGATCGCTGGCTGACCGATATGGCAGCAAATTAATGCTCGTCCGTTCAGGAGTGGGGCTGGGCATTGCGCATCTGGCTAACTTTTTTGTATATGATCCATATACGTTTATCGCCGTAAGGGTCTTTCAGGGACTCATGGCTGGTTTTCATCCCGCTTCGATTACCCTAATCGGTACCAATACACCGGAGAAACATGTCGGTTATGCACTTGGTATGATCTCCACGGCTAGCGCTGCGGGCGGGATTCTTGGCCCGCTTGCCGGAGGTGTGTTGAGTCACTGGATCGGACTGCGGGGATGCTTCGTTGCCTCGGCTGTGATTACATTAATCGCGGCTTTGATGGTCCTCGGTGTGAAGGAGTCACGACAAGTTCGTACGATCGTTCCAACGAAGATCATGGGGGATTTGAAAAGAGCGGCTTCCACGCCCAGCCTGATGCGAATCTATGGTTTGATTTTGTTGGTCTCGACCTCCGTGCTTATCATCGAACCGGTGCTGACGCTCTATGTCGTGCAGATTGGCGGGGATGTTGGCAGTGCAACACTTCGTGCGGGCATTGTCTTCTCGGCGATTGGTGTGGCAACCGTCATTATGGGACCCCGTTGGGGCAAGATTGGTGGCAGGATCGGATACGAGAAAACACTGTTTATCGGTCTGATCGGCGGCGGAATTGGCAGTCTGCTGCAGATGACAGCTACGAATCTGATTTATTTTGGCAGTCTGCGATTTGTGTATGGTCTGTTCTTTGCTGCGGTCTATCCAGCGCTTAATGCGCTGATTATCAAGTATGCTGACCATGATTTTCGTGGGAGGGCTGTCAGCCTGAGTCAGGCGGCGAGTCAATTCGGTATCGTGCTCGGACCGTTAATTGGTGGTTTCCTTGGTGGATGGATCGGCATTCCGTTTATTTTTCTATTCACTGGGATTGTATTGCTGGGAGCGGCTTGGGCAGTCAGGGTTAGTGATGTGAAACAGGCGAGTAAACCGGGATTAAGCATGACGACAGCAGAAGCGGGCGGAAACAGTATAAAGAAATGA
- a CDS encoding phosphotransferase, giving the protein MNDFFRFDTDEERRALLIRARKVALSAIRKYELEWDNIQFIQLSGDTITYKIETSTDNNYLLRIHSDRLSREEIRSELLLLQALNKSKDLKVPEGMANCDGIYVLDIETETGYRRPYITMMRWIEGEKAAGEFTDSQAYNMGVLMSRLHEAAKDFNPPSDFVRPTWGIESFKREMAKLERYYERFLSEEGWKLYQDAAEKVISQLTTMHPSEHNYGLIHADLHTGNMVFEDNQPYPIDFGRCGYGYYLYDMAGTILELWPKHRWMLIQGYESIRKLETDYIRDLECFFCHVHDRELLPSRL; this is encoded by the coding sequence ATGAATGATTTTTTTAGATTTGATACTGATGAAGAACGGCGGGCGTTATTAATCAGAGCAAGGAAAGTCGCTTTATCTGCAATTCGAAAGTATGAATTAGAATGGGATAACATCCAGTTTATTCAACTATCCGGCGATACGATCACGTATAAAATTGAAACCAGTACAGATAACAATTATTTACTTCGTATTCATTCGGACCGATTAAGCAGAGAGGAAATTCGTTCGGAACTCCTACTGTTACAAGCACTGAACAAATCTAAAGATCTAAAAGTACCAGAAGGGATGGCAAATTGTGATGGTATTTATGTATTGGACATCGAAACAGAGACAGGATATAGGCGCCCTTATATAACGATGATGCGATGGATAGAGGGTGAAAAAGCAGCAGGTGAATTTACGGATAGTCAAGCATATAATATGGGGGTATTGATGAGCAGGCTCCATGAAGCAGCAAAGGATTTCAATCCACCTTCTGATTTTGTAAGACCTACTTGGGGGATAGAAAGTTTTAAACGTGAAATGGCTAAGTTGGAACGTTACTATGAGCGTTTTTTATCCGAAGAGGGATGGAAGCTGTATCAAGATGCAGCTGAAAAGGTTATATCCCAACTTACCACGATGCATCCAAGTGAACATAACTATGGGCTCATTCATGCTGATTTACATACCGGTAATATGGTTTTTGAGGATAACCAACCCTATCCGATTGATTTTGGAAGATGTGGGTACGGATATTATCTCTACGATATGGCAGGCACCATATTGGAGCTTTGGCCAAAGCATCGATGGATGCTTATCCAAGGTTATGAGAGTATTAGGAAATTGGAAACCGACTATATTCGGGATCTGGAATGTTTTTTTTGTCATGTTCATGATCGAGAACTGCTGCCATCACGCCTCTGA
- a CDS encoding DUF6199 family natural product biosynthesis protein codes for MVGILSKSYFTEPIFYVDQHKYTYKHEQGNQMTYESSTASPIQVTVNQQKRTVSINQQNYVITQMASTPIATYHVVYPNDRKYTVEQQSEELVSYDENGKMLSPVNMYIDDQRVIDNHEEHYNPAMLVTVAYPEYHHTPGTPIVLFIALAGLIYGWCSFYYPEFQKFQFLISLRWIWLKDPEPSEFYYVMCKFGGIACMIVAIWGAFQAF; via the coding sequence TTGGTTGGGATATTATCCAAGTCTTATTTCACCGAGCCTATATTCTATGTAGATCAGCATAAATACACTTACAAGCACGAGCAAGGCAATCAGATGACGTATGAGAGCAGCACAGCAAGCCCAATTCAGGTCACCGTCAATCAGCAGAAACGTACGGTTAGCATCAATCAGCAGAACTATGTCATTACCCAAATGGCATCCACACCTATTGCAACCTATCACGTGGTATATCCTAACGACCGTAAATATACAGTTGAACAACAATCCGAGGAATTAGTAAGCTACGATGAAAATGGGAAGATGCTCTCTCCGGTCAACATGTACATAGATGATCAGAGAGTCATTGACAATCACGAAGAGCACTATAATCCTGCTATGCTCGTAACTGTTGCCTATCCAGAATATCATCATACGCCAGGTACACCTATTGTCTTGTTCATTGCGCTCGCCGGACTCATCTATGGATGGTGCAGCTTCTATTATCCAGAGTTTCAGAAGTTTCAATTCCTTATCTCCCTCCGCTGGATATGGTTAAAAGATCCCGAACCAAGCGAATTTTATTACGTCATGTGCAAATTTGGCGGTATAGCCTGTATGATCGTAGCGATCTGGGGCGCGTTTCAGGCATTTTAA
- a CDS encoding sugar phosphate isomerase/epimerase produces MIRGLTNAGLGNIESDEQYITDAAKHGFGSVDLNPLSLIQTYGKERAQHLLESNQVIIGSSGLTVEWRTTDEQFRDGLQSLVAMAEASASLDCYSCCTYILPSTDQPAAQFMAAATKRLRLCADILNAYGIKLGLEFVGCHHLRTQWKNPFIWRVEDTLDWIETIHAPNVGLLVDSYHWYTNGLAMEELLKLKKEQVVHVHINDAYDLPVEELLDYERLYPGEGVIDLDGFLRNLQAIGYNGVVAQEVLAPASDLGSSELFAKSKAGFDKVFATV; encoded by the coding sequence ATGATTAGAGGGTTAACGAATGCGGGACTTGGAAATATCGAGTCAGATGAACAATATATCACAGATGCGGCCAAGCACGGATTCGGATCTGTCGATTTGAATCCGCTCTCATTGATTCAAACGTATGGCAAGGAACGGGCTCAACATTTACTGGAAAGCAATCAGGTGATCATCGGTTCATCGGGCCTGACGGTGGAGTGGCGGACAACAGATGAGCAATTCCGCGATGGGTTGCAATCTTTGGTCGCTATGGCCGAAGCTTCTGCTTCGCTGGACTGTTACAGCTGTTGTACGTATATTCTACCTTCAACGGATCAACCGGCAGCGCAATTTATGGCAGCGGCTACCAAACGCCTGAGACTCTGCGCAGACATCCTGAATGCATATGGGATTAAGTTGGGTCTGGAGTTTGTGGGATGCCATCATTTGCGGACGCAATGGAAGAATCCGTTTATCTGGCGTGTAGAGGATACGCTGGACTGGATCGAGACGATCCATGCGCCTAATGTAGGCCTGCTCGTAGATTCTTATCACTGGTATACCAACGGTCTGGCGATGGAAGAACTGTTGAAGCTGAAGAAAGAGCAGGTTGTACATGTGCATATCAATGATGCTTATGATTTGCCCGTTGAAGAATTGCTGGATTATGAGCGTTTGTATCCCGGCGAAGGGGTCATTGATCTGGACGGATTTCTGAGAAATCTGCAGGCGATTGGTTACAATGGTGTGGTGGCTCAGGAAGTACTGGCACCAGCATCAGATCTTGGTTCAAGTGAGTTGTTCGCCAAGTCAAAAGCTGGATTCGATAAGGTGTTTGCCACAGTATAA
- a CDS encoding carbohydrate ABC transporter permease encodes MVVKHTGMDRLILTLNAIFLTCAVLVVVVPLIYIVIASFMDPTVLLNRGLSFHVSDWSLDGYQMILSNPAMIRGFANAVLYSVSFALITVTVSIFAGYALSDERLAGRGFFMIIFIITMFFGGGLIPTYLLIRNLGMLDTVWAIIIPGAVNVWNIILSRTFFKGVPRELKEAANVDGASEMKIFFQIVIPLSKPIIFVLALYAFVGQWNSYFDAMIYLDNPNLHPLQLVLRSILIQNQAAPGMISDQLAMAELKRLSEMIKYSAIVISSLPLIIMYPFFQKYFEKGVMVGSLK; translated from the coding sequence ATGGTTGTTAAACACACGGGGATGGATCGATTGATCCTCACGCTCAATGCCATTTTTCTCACCTGTGCTGTACTGGTTGTGGTAGTTCCCCTGATTTATATTGTTATCGCCTCATTCATGGACCCTACTGTGCTATTGAATCGTGGACTGTCCTTCCATGTATCCGACTGGAGTCTGGATGGATATCAGATGATTTTGTCCAATCCAGCGATGATTCGAGGTTTTGCAAATGCGGTATTGTATTCAGTTTCCTTTGCACTGATCACCGTGACCGTATCCATATTTGCAGGGTATGCCTTATCGGATGAAAGGCTCGCGGGACGCGGATTTTTCATGATTATCTTCATCATTACGATGTTCTTCGGTGGGGGATTAATCCCTACCTATCTCCTCATACGCAATCTCGGCATGCTGGACACGGTGTGGGCAATCATCATTCCAGGAGCCGTTAATGTCTGGAACATTATTCTCTCCAGAACCTTTTTCAAAGGAGTCCCTCGGGAACTGAAAGAAGCTGCGAACGTGGATGGTGCCTCTGAGATGAAGATTTTCTTCCAGATCGTCATTCCGTTGTCGAAGCCCATCATATTTGTACTCGCCCTCTATGCGTTCGTTGGACAGTGGAATTCCTACTTTGATGCGATGATTTATCTGGATAATCCGAACCTCCATCCGTTACAGCTCGTTCTGCGTTCCATTCTGATTCAGAATCAGGCCGCACCGGGCATGATCAGTGACCAACTCGCGATGGCGGAACTGAAACGGCTCTCGGAGATGATTAAATATTCAGCCATTGTCATTTCGAGTCTGCCACTCATCATCATGTATCCGTTCTTTCAGAAGTATTTCGAAAAAGGTGTCATGGTCGGTTCTCTCAAATAG
- a CDS encoding ROK family protein yields MRIGAIEAGGTKFICGVGNKHGQIEDQISFPTEHPDATLSRVIDYFKDKGVQAMGIGSFGPMDLQQDSPTYGYITTTPKPGWGNCNVVGTLKQEFPVPIGWDTDVNAAALGEVTWGAAQGLDNCVYYTIGTGVGVGLVAGGERVHGLLHPEGGHIRTRRHPDDPFAGCCPYHGDCLEGMASGPAIEARWQSPGGELPADHPAWEIESFYIAESITTAILLHSPQKIILGGGVMKQDHLFPMIRERVVRNLNGYVNAAPITQHIDQYIVQPGLGQHAGLCGALALGLEALQHAVQASHVS; encoded by the coding sequence ATGCGTATTGGAGCCATTGAAGCAGGCGGAACGAAGTTCATATGTGGTGTAGGAAATAAACATGGTCAGATTGAAGATCAGATCAGCTTTCCAACAGAGCATCCGGATGCAACACTTTCCAGGGTAATCGACTATTTCAAGGATAAAGGTGTGCAAGCCATGGGGATCGGTTCCTTTGGTCCGATGGATCTGCAACAGGATAGTCCCACCTATGGTTATATTACGACCACACCTAAGCCTGGATGGGGCAACTGTAATGTGGTTGGAACTTTGAAGCAAGAATTTCCGGTTCCTATCGGATGGGATACGGATGTGAATGCTGCCGCACTCGGTGAAGTGACATGGGGAGCGGCGCAAGGACTGGACAACTGTGTTTATTACACGATTGGCACAGGCGTTGGGGTTGGACTCGTAGCAGGGGGCGAGCGAGTACACGGATTGTTACATCCCGAGGGTGGACATATTCGCACAAGACGCCATCCGGATGATCCCTTTGCCGGATGTTGCCCGTATCATGGCGATTGCCTGGAGGGCATGGCTTCAGGGCCAGCCATTGAAGCACGCTGGCAGAGTCCTGGCGGTGAACTGCCGGCAGATCACCCGGCGTGGGAGATTGAATCCTTTTACATTGCGGAGTCGATTACGACGGCCATCTTGCTTCATTCGCCGCAGAAGATCATCTTGGGCGGTGGTGTGATGAAGCAAGATCATCTGTTTCCTATGATACGTGAGCGGGTTGTGCGGAATCTCAATGGTTATGTGAATGCAGCTCCAATTACGCAACATATCGACCAATATATTGTGCAGCCCGGATTGGGCCAGCATGCAGGCTTGTGTGGTGCGCTAGCACTGGGTCTGGAAGCATTACAACATGCAGTGCAAGCGTCACATGTTTCATAA
- a CDS encoding LLM class flavin-dependent oxidoreductase produces MSQRKLKLGANLNGVGNSISFWRHPDIPTNASVSLEFYKKQVRIAEKGKFDLLFIADGLFINEKSNPHFLNRFEPLTLLSALAGATSRIGLVATLSTSYSEPFTVARQFASLDQLSGGRAGWNVVTSPLEGSALNFGKGEHPNHALRYEIAEEHLNVVKGLWDSWEDDAFVGDKEQGVFFDPAKLHTLNHKGKHFSVQGPLNVGRSKQGHPVIFQAGSSESGKDLAARSADAVYTGHETLEEAREFYRDVKARAVAYGRQAGDILIFPGIGPIVGRTAEEAEQKYQEIAELVSLDQALNYLGRYFDHYDFSQFPLDEPFPEIGEIGSNSFRSTTDKIKQQAREQGLTLRQVALLASTPRTSFIATPDQIADQIQEWFEGEAADGFNVRTVVPNGLEDFVELVVPVLQERGLFRTEYEHETLRENLGLEIPRNRYALEESVK; encoded by the coding sequence ATGTCGCAACGAAAATTGAAATTGGGAGCCAATCTGAACGGAGTAGGTAACAGTATCTCCTTTTGGCGTCACCCGGATATTCCCACTAACGCGAGTGTTAGTCTGGAATTCTACAAGAAGCAGGTGCGTATCGCGGAAAAAGGGAAGTTCGATCTGCTCTTTATTGCAGATGGTCTCTTCATCAACGAGAAGTCCAATCCTCATTTTCTCAATCGCTTTGAACCTCTGACGCTTCTATCCGCACTCGCCGGGGCCACTTCCCGCATAGGGCTGGTTGCTACATTGTCTACTTCCTATAGTGAACCATTCACGGTTGCACGGCAATTTGCTTCGTTGGATCAATTAAGTGGTGGGAGAGCCGGATGGAATGTGGTTACTTCACCTCTGGAAGGATCGGCACTGAACTTTGGCAAAGGCGAACATCCAAACCATGCGCTGCGCTACGAAATTGCGGAAGAACATTTGAATGTGGTCAAAGGCCTCTGGGATTCCTGGGAGGACGACGCCTTTGTTGGAGACAAGGAACAGGGCGTATTCTTCGATCCTGCCAAGCTGCATACGCTGAATCACAAAGGAAAGCACTTCTCCGTACAGGGGCCGCTTAATGTGGGGCGTTCGAAGCAGGGGCATCCGGTCATTTTCCAGGCGGGCTCATCCGAATCCGGGAAAGATCTGGCTGCCCGATCGGCGGATGCCGTATACACAGGACATGAGACGCTGGAGGAAGCAAGGGAGTTCTATAGGGATGTAAAGGCAAGAGCGGTGGCGTATGGACGTCAGGCAGGAGATATCCTGATCTTCCCAGGCATCGGCCCCATTGTGGGTAGAACAGCGGAAGAGGCTGAGCAGAAGTATCAGGAAATCGCCGAACTGGTGAGCTTGGACCAGGCGCTGAATTATCTGGGACGTTACTTCGATCATTACGACTTCTCCCAGTTCCCACTGGACGAACCTTTCCCCGAGATTGGGGAGATCGGCAGCAACAGCTTCCGCAGTACAACGGACAAGATCAAGCAGCAGGCACGGGAACAGGGGCTGACCCTGCGCCAAGTGGCATTGCTGGCATCTACCCCGCGTACATCATTCATTGCTACACCGGATCAGATCGCAGATCAGATTCAGGAATGGTTTGAAGGCGAAGCGGCAGACGGATTCAATGTTCGTACCGTGGTGCCCAATGGCTTGGAAGATTTCGTGGAGCTGGTTGTCCCGGTTCTGCAAGAACGAGGGCTGTTCCGCACGGAGTATGAGCATGAGACGCTAAGGGAGAATCTGGGTCTTGAGATTCCACGTAACCGGTATGCGCTGGAGGAAAGCGTGAAGTGA